In one window of Onychomys torridus chromosome 7, mOncTor1.1, whole genome shotgun sequence DNA:
- the LOC118587615 gene encoding translation initiation factor IF-2-like, with the protein MRRDSCHYETQHPAATRLCEEELLNGPTPLQTAKASEGFRRLLKAPLEETPSRSNLFQAAAYSAAPESPPSRGKLGCSRKAEWSPAREGPRQRQRRGRQGKAGARPRRPAPAQQPLLPPGESSAEDPSAPPSLPAISAPVSAPKWLPPTNRCDSIPADPRSARAPRSPGPSRCLRSPPPTPAPPPPQPSSDLTAPAARPRPGATAPAKFLKQAAHLSLGPSGGGEHRAAAGAREQEDVQAGAGRGASGCRDARGKRPAASTPAWADRDVTMARPANPRPEAGSSAMMSCGPGANPGAIELS; encoded by the exons ATGCGGAGGGACTCCTGTCACTATGAGACTCAACATCCTGCTGCCACCAGGCTCTGTGAGGAAGAGCTACTCAATGGGCCAACCCCGCTGCAGACTGCGAAGGCTTCCGAAGGCTTCCGAAGGCTTCTGAAGGCGCCTCTGGAAGAAACTCCATCTAGATCCAATCTCTTTCAG GCCGCTGCATACAGCGCAGCGCCTGAGTCCCCACCCTCGCGGGGCAAGCTGGGCTGCTCACGTAAGGCGGAGTGGTCGCCGGCTCGCGAGGGTCCCCGGCAGAGGCaaaggaggggaaggcagggaaaGGCCGGTGCGCGGCCCCGGCGCCCGGCTCCAGCTCAGCAGCCCTTGCTACCGCCTGGAGAAAGCTCTGCGGAAGATCCTAGCGCGCCGCCATCCCTCCCTGCGATCTCCGCGCCTGTCAGCGCGCCAAAGTGGCTGCCACCCACGAACAGGTGCGACAGCATCCCGGCAGATCCCCGCTCGGCCCGCGCCCCGCGCTCGCCCGGCCCCAGTCGGTGCCTGcggtccccccccccaacccccgccccccccccgccccagcccaGCTCGGACCTCACGGCGCCAGCAGCCCGGCCGCGCCCCGGTGCCACCGCACCCGCCAAGTTCCTAAAGCAAGCGGCTCACCTCTCGCTCGGCCCGAGCGGCGGCGGGGAGCACCGGGCGGCAGCAGGAGCGCGCGAGCAGGAGGATGTGCAAGCGGGCGCGGGAAGAGGAGCGAGCGGCTGCCGCGATGCAAGAGGAAAGCGCCCGGCAGCTTCAACCCCGGCGTGGGCTGACCGTGACGTCACAATGGCGCGGCCAGCCAATCCGCGCCCGGAGGCTGGATCAAGCGCTATGATGTCATGCGGCCCGGGAGCCAATCCTGGAGCGATAGAACTTTCGTGA